One Candidatus Binatia bacterium DNA window includes the following coding sequences:
- the smpB gene encoding SsrA-binding protein gives MARKGGGEKDVAVNRRARHDFHIEETFEAGIVLQGSEVKSLREGRANLKDSYARIDKGEAWLLNAHISPYGPASRFGHDPRRTRKLLLHAREIERLAGKVKQRGYTLVPLRLYFKNGIAKVELALARGKKIYDKREAIRERETQRELDRVMRRGRLRG, from the coding sequence GTGGCGCGAAAGGGTGGAGGGGAAAAAGACGTCGCCGTCAACCGACGTGCCCGCCACGACTTCCACATCGAAGAAACCTTCGAGGCCGGCATCGTCCTGCAGGGAAGCGAGGTCAAATCCCTGCGCGAGGGTCGGGCGAACCTGAAAGACAGCTACGCTCGCATCGACAAAGGAGAGGCGTGGCTCTTGAACGCCCACATCAGCCCCTACGGGCCCGCCTCGCGATTCGGGCACGACCCGCGGCGCACCCGAAAGCTGCTCCTTCACGCCCGGGAGATCGAGAGACTCGCAGGCAAGGTGAAGCAACGCGGTTACACCCTCGTACCGCTTCGGCTCTACTTCAAGAACGGTATCGCGAAGGTCGAGCTCGCCCTCGCCCGGGGAAAGAAGATCTACGACAAGCGAGAGGCGATCCGCGAAAGGGAAACCCAGCGCGAGCTCGACCGCGTCATGCGACGGGGCCGACTGCGTGGGTGA
- the panD gene encoding aspartate 1-decarboxylase, which yields MFRRMLLGKIHRATVTEADVDYEGSVTIDAHLMDLAGILPHEEVDIWNVTNGERFRTYALPGKPHSGVLCINGAAAHKAKVGDLVIVAHFGWATEEEARRVEPRVVFVDEQNRPRAGRPERPGQGETEHAFH from the coding sequence ATGTTTCGCCGTATGCTTCTCGGAAAAATTCATCGGGCCACCGTGACCGAGGCCGACGTCGACTACGAGGGTAGCGTCACGATCGACGCGCACCTGATGGACCTGGCCGGCATCCTGCCGCACGAGGAAGTGGACATCTGGAACGTGACGAACGGCGAGCGGTTTCGTACCTACGCACTTCCGGGGAAGCCGCATTCCGGCGTCCTTTGCATCAACGGAGCGGCCGCGCACAAGGCGAAGGTCGGCGACCTCGTGATCGTGGCTCACTTCGGGTGGGCTACCGAAGAGGAGGCGCGCCGCGTCGAGCCTCGCGTCGTGTTCGTGGACGAGCAGAACCGCCCGCGGGCGGGGCGACCGGAGAGGCCGGGTCAAGGCGAAACCGAACACGCGTTCCATTGA